From one Microbacterium sp. 10M-3C3 genomic stretch:
- a CDS encoding ATP-dependent helicase, whose protein sequence is MSALDGLDEQQRAAASALRGPVCVLAGAGTGKTRVITHRIAHGVDTGAYSPGRVMAVTFTAKAAGEMRGRLRALGVDGVAARTFHATALAQLNYFWPTLTGDNAPAIVDNKVRLLAHAADTVSLSPDTATLRDVASAIEWRKITMRSVDRYAQDRPQAIGRLDIDQVVALQHAYEKLKDERRQMDFEDVLLACAGMLEAEPRVTQEVREQYRHFTVDEFQDVSPLQHRLLELWLGDRRDLCVVGDASQTIYSFAGADAAYLLDFPRRHEDAQVFRLERNYRSVGPVLDVANALMRGRPGALELAPARTAPAPMPVVRAFEDDEAEARAVARSIADAVAGGVDPASIAVLYRSHAQSAPVLAALAAVGVAASVLGGRRFFDMPEVRQALLALRAATVAPLETDFLTTVRDVLRSVGLTDEPPPAGGALRDAWEARAALLRLAEEAPDDTALRGFTDGLLARAKDQHAPSTRTVTLATLHAAKGLEWDHVHLIGVSEGFLPISYASTFEAVDEERRLAYVGITRAGRTLSLSWARGSGRTPRSPSRFLQEIGTRTLREERASASAGAVRPPAGSPTGPRPRPVR, encoded by the coding sequence GTGAGCGCGCTCGACGGCCTCGACGAGCAGCAGCGGGCGGCGGCGTCCGCGCTGCGGGGGCCCGTGTGCGTGCTCGCCGGCGCCGGCACCGGCAAGACGCGCGTCATCACCCACCGCATCGCGCACGGCGTCGACACCGGCGCGTACTCGCCCGGTCGCGTCATGGCGGTGACCTTCACAGCCAAGGCGGCGGGGGAGATGCGCGGCCGGCTGCGCGCGCTCGGGGTCGACGGCGTCGCCGCGCGCACCTTCCACGCGACCGCGCTGGCGCAGCTCAACTACTTCTGGCCCACCCTCACGGGCGACAACGCGCCGGCCATCGTCGACAACAAGGTGCGGCTGCTGGCCCACGCCGCCGACACCGTGTCGCTCTCGCCCGACACCGCGACCCTGCGCGACGTGGCGAGCGCGATCGAGTGGCGCAAGATCACGATGCGCAGCGTCGACCGGTACGCCCAGGATCGCCCGCAGGCCATCGGACGCCTCGACATCGACCAGGTCGTGGCACTGCAGCACGCCTACGAGAAGCTCAAGGACGAGCGCCGGCAGATGGACTTCGAGGACGTGCTGCTCGCGTGCGCCGGGATGCTCGAGGCGGAGCCGCGCGTGACGCAGGAGGTGCGGGAGCAGTACCGGCACTTCACCGTCGACGAGTTCCAGGACGTCTCACCGCTGCAGCACCGCCTCCTGGAGCTGTGGCTCGGCGACCGCAGAGACCTGTGCGTCGTGGGCGATGCGAGTCAGACGATCTACTCCTTCGCCGGGGCGGACGCGGCGTACCTCCTCGACTTCCCTCGACGCCACGAAGACGCCCAGGTGTTCCGCCTCGAGCGGAACTACCGCTCGGTAGGGCCGGTGCTGGATGTCGCCAACGCCCTCATGCGGGGCCGGCCCGGCGCGCTCGAGCTCGCGCCCGCCCGCACGGCGCCCGCTCCGATGCCGGTCGTACGCGCCTTCGAGGATGACGAGGCCGAGGCGCGAGCCGTGGCCCGGTCGATCGCCGACGCCGTAGCCGGGGGCGTCGACCCGGCGAGCATCGCCGTGCTGTACCGTTCGCACGCGCAGTCCGCGCCGGTCCTGGCCGCACTCGCGGCGGTCGGAGTGGCCGCGAGCGTGCTGGGCGGACGGCGCTTCTTCGACATGCCCGAGGTGCGCCAGGCCCTGCTCGCGCTGCGGGCTGCGACGGTGGCTCCGCTGGAGACGGACTTCCTCACGACGGTCCGCGACGTGCTCCGCTCGGTGGGCCTCACCGACGAGCCGCCGCCGGCCGGGGGAGCGCTGCGCGACGCATGGGAGGCGCGCGCGGCACTGCTGCGGCTGGCCGAGGAGGCCCCCGACGACACCGCGCTGCGCGGGTTCACGGACGGTCTCCTCGCGCGTGCCAAGGACCAGCACGCGCCGTCGACACGCACGGTGACGCTCGCGACGCTGCACGCGGCGAAGGGGCTCGAATGGGACCACGTGCACCTCATCGGGGTGAGCGAGGGCTTCCTCCCGATCTCGTACGCGAGCACCTTCGAGGCCGTCGACGAGGAGCGCCGCCTGGCCTACGTCGGCATCACGCGGGCCGGGCGAACCCTCTCGCTGAGCTGGGCGCGGGGGAGCGGCCGGACGCCGAGATCTCCGTCACGGTTCCTGCAAGAGATCGGCACGCGCACTCTTCGTGAGGAGCGTGCCTCCGCCAGCGCCGGTGCGGTTCGTCCGCCCGCAGGGTCACCGACCGGCCCGCGGCCCCGTCCGGTCCGGTGA
- a CDS encoding zinc-dependent metalloprotease has protein sequence MADEDRSPEEELHELLRRMMSGEGGQIDPEQLSRLSGLPIDPATLQTMMRHLQGAFANGDDGIAWDVAQRQALHLANQGDLGVTAGQRADLDQALTLATLWLGEATAISELARAPRAITRGQWVEATMPVWQELAEPVATSIADALTSALSAQAPEEMQELVSGAGRIMRTVGGSLFAAQLGQVVGRLSTEVVSGGDVGIPVMPDGDAAILPQNFADFGRDLEIPEDQLALYLSTRELAHARLFRHARWLRLHVISQVREFAAGIRVDTDALEDLATRFDPSEPDELRRALESGALLPSRSEEQEAALARLENLLATIEGWVDVVTADAASRLPSAERIAEAVRRRRAVGGPAEQALGSLVGLELRPRRMREAAAMWRAVTDAVGVEARDALWDYPDLMPTAADIDDPASLVARLTAQARGEAPEPDEMDDALARLLAEEADAPGDAAPDENAAGEDGPEGPEGPRAV, from the coding sequence GTGGCGGACGAGGACCGGAGTCCCGAAGAGGAGCTCCACGAGCTGCTGCGTCGGATGATGTCGGGCGAGGGGGGCCAGATCGACCCGGAGCAGCTGTCGCGGCTGTCGGGTCTGCCGATCGACCCGGCGACGCTGCAGACGATGATGCGGCACCTGCAGGGCGCCTTCGCGAACGGCGACGACGGCATCGCGTGGGACGTAGCCCAGCGCCAGGCGCTGCACCTGGCCAATCAGGGCGACCTGGGCGTGACGGCGGGCCAGCGCGCCGACCTGGATCAGGCGCTGACGCTCGCGACCCTGTGGCTCGGCGAGGCGACGGCGATCTCCGAGCTCGCCCGCGCGCCGCGTGCGATCACCCGCGGCCAATGGGTCGAGGCGACGATGCCGGTGTGGCAGGAGCTGGCTGAGCCGGTCGCCACGAGCATCGCCGACGCCCTCACCTCGGCGCTCAGCGCCCAGGCTCCCGAGGAGATGCAGGAGCTCGTCTCCGGCGCCGGCCGCATCATGCGCACCGTCGGCGGCTCCCTCTTCGCCGCCCAGCTCGGCCAGGTCGTGGGCCGCCTGTCGACGGAGGTCGTCAGCGGCGGCGACGTCGGCATCCCCGTCATGCCCGACGGCGACGCCGCCATCCTGCCGCAGAACTTCGCGGACTTCGGCCGCGACCTCGAGATCCCCGAAGACCAGCTCGCGCTGTACCTGAGCACGCGCGAGCTCGCCCACGCGCGGCTGTTCCGCCACGCGCGGTGGCTGCGCCTGCACGTGATCTCCCAGGTGCGGGAGTTCGCCGCGGGGATCCGCGTCGACACCGACGCCCTCGAAGACCTGGCGACGCGCTTCGATCCCTCGGAGCCCGACGAGCTGCGTCGGGCCCTGGAGAGCGGCGCGCTGCTGCCCTCACGCTCCGAGGAGCAGGAGGCGGCGCTCGCGCGGCTGGAGAACCTGCTCGCCACGATCGAGGGGTGGGTCGACGTCGTGACCGCCGACGCCGCATCGCGCCTGCCGTCGGCGGAGCGGATCGCGGAGGCGGTGCGGCGACGCCGCGCGGTGGGCGGCCCCGCCGAGCAGGCCCTCGGTTCGCTCGTCGGCCTGGAGCTGCGTCCTCGCCGGATGCGCGAGGCCGCGGCGATGTGGCGCGCGGTGACGGATGCCGTCGGCGTCGAGGCGCGCGACGCCCTGTGGGACTACCCCGACCTCATGCCGACGGCCGCCGACATCGACGATCCCGCGAGCCTCGTCGCCCGGCTGACGGCGCAGGCGCGCGGTGAAGCGCCCGAGCCGGACGAGATGGACGACGCGCTCGCGCGGCTGCTCGCCGAGGAGGCGGACGCCCCCGGCGACGCGGCTCCCGACGAGAACGCGGCCGGTGAGGACGGGCCGGAAGGACCGGAAGGGCCGCGCGCGGTCTGA
- a CDS encoding S16 family serine protease, with the protein MTLFDENVTVVPAPRRRVGRGTRVGLAALAVALVALLVMTFLPTAYVIQQPGPVFNTLGTVRNADGQDVPLISVADAQTYPPEGALDLLTVQVVGNPERRPSWFELAQAWFDPTRAVLPLERVFPPGQTTEQRNDENAQLMVDSQQEAKAAALTELGYDVTSRIRIHGLTDGSAAAGLLEEDDIIDAVDGAPVRSADDVRDAVAASEGKPVGFTIERDGRTQDVSVTPREATDAQGAQQWLVGVYLMADYDFPVDVTIQLDNVGGPSAGMMFALGIIDVLTPGELTGDHTIAGTGTIDAAGDVGPIGGIRQKLYGAKDAGAEYFLAPASNCDEVVGHIPDGLQVFSVATLQDSLTALEEIRDGGDLAALPTCGS; encoded by the coding sequence GTGACGCTGTTCGACGAGAACGTGACGGTCGTGCCCGCGCCGCGGCGGCGCGTGGGGCGGGGCACGCGCGTGGGCCTGGCCGCGCTGGCCGTGGCCCTGGTCGCGCTCCTCGTGATGACCTTCCTGCCGACCGCGTACGTCATCCAGCAGCCCGGTCCCGTGTTCAACACCCTGGGCACCGTGCGCAACGCCGACGGGCAGGACGTTCCGCTCATCTCCGTCGCCGACGCGCAGACCTATCCGCCGGAGGGGGCGCTCGACCTGCTGACCGTGCAGGTCGTCGGCAATCCCGAGCGCCGGCCGTCGTGGTTCGAGCTCGCGCAGGCCTGGTTCGACCCGACGCGCGCCGTGCTGCCGCTCGAGCGCGTGTTCCCCCCGGGCCAGACGACCGAGCAGCGCAACGACGAGAACGCGCAGCTCATGGTCGACTCGCAGCAGGAGGCGAAGGCCGCCGCGCTCACCGAGCTCGGCTACGACGTGACGTCGCGGATCCGCATCCACGGCCTGACCGACGGGTCGGCCGCCGCAGGGCTGCTCGAGGAGGATGACATCATCGACGCCGTCGACGGGGCGCCGGTGCGCAGCGCCGACGACGTGCGCGACGCCGTCGCCGCCTCGGAGGGGAAGCCCGTCGGCTTCACGATCGAGCGCGACGGCCGCACGCAGGACGTCTCGGTGACGCCGCGGGAGGCGACCGACGCGCAAGGTGCGCAGCAGTGGCTCGTCGGCGTGTACCTCATGGCCGACTACGACTTCCCCGTGGATGTGACCATCCAGCTCGACAACGTCGGCGGTCCGAGCGCCGGCATGATGTTCGCGCTCGGCATCATCGACGTCCTGACGCCGGGGGAGCTCACCGGCGACCACACCATCGCCGGCACCGGCACGATCGATGCGGCCGGCGACGTCGGGCCGATCGGCGGCATCCGCCAGAAGCTGTACGGGGCGAAGGACGCCGGCGCCGAGTACTTCCTGGCCCCCGCGTCCAATTGCGACGAGGTGGTCGGGCACATCCCCGACGGGCTGCAGGTCTTCTCGGTGGCCACGCTCCAGGACAGCCTCACGGCGCTCGAGGAGATCCGCGACGGCGGCGACCTCGCGGCGCTGCCGACGTGCGGGTCGTGA
- a CDS encoding UPF0182 family protein, whose translation MTTTSAPQSAAPNRSRRIIAITLAIIAALVVAFFVFANLYADWLWYAQLGFTEVLTTQWLARVVMFVIGFLAMAVPVWGVIQLAYRLRPVYARLSSQLDRYQEVVEPLRRLAMWGIPIFFGFFAGFAASAQWETTWLWFNGVQTSQTDPQFGMDTGFYLFAMPFYASVLGFTSAVLLVSLLLTAVVSYLYGSVRVGQRELRISNSARIQLAVLAGLYVLVQGASLFLDRYRTLVEDGERITGPGYTGVNAVIPGQTILSIIAVLVAILFFVTAVIGRWRYPLIATALLVVSSLVVGVGYPWVVNTFQVRPNTLQLESEYYQRNIDGTKTAYGIDGLEKENFSATTDAEPGQLRADAGTTAQIRIMDPAIIGPTVRQLEQYRAYYQFPDNMDVDRYEINGQSQDTIVGVRELNMGQLSDAATWQNTTLVYTHGYGLVAAAGNERTSDGDPVFLEQGIPATGFLSDQDFEPRVYFGESSPDYSIVGAPEDREPIELDYPIGSDGGSDTRTTFTGNGGPSVGNVFNRLIYALKFQSEQILFSDSVNEKSQILYDRNPKTRVEKVAPYLTLDSDPYPTVVDGRIKWVIDGYTTSANYPYSSRVSLQQAIADSNNQAPRYALDEINYIRNSVKATVDAYDGSVTLYAWDDTDPILQAWQKIYPSSLKPYSEMSAGLMSHVRYPTDLFKVQRSMLGIYHVDDARSFIQRDNAWATPDDPQDPERLQPPYYLTMQMPGQDSPTYSMFTTFIPSSQGNSRNVLTGYLAVDSNAGDQAGVKSPDYGKLRMLVIDSADTVPGPGQVQNTFNSDTNVSSQINILQQGQSQVLNGNLLTLPVGGGLLYVQPVFVQASQGTQLPQLRRVLVAFGDKIAFEDTLNEALDVLFGGDSGATTGDTGVVPTDQETPPDTGGTDTGGSTPTPSPSPSPSEGSSDYQAALEQARQALQDRQSALQSGDFAAFGEADKRLTDAVQRLLELEGQQG comes from the coding sequence GTGACCACGACGTCTGCGCCCCAGTCGGCCGCACCGAACCGCTCCCGACGCATCATCGCGATCACGCTCGCCATCATCGCCGCGCTCGTCGTGGCGTTCTTCGTCTTCGCGAACCTGTACGCCGACTGGCTCTGGTACGCGCAGCTCGGCTTCACCGAGGTGCTGACGACGCAGTGGCTCGCGCGTGTCGTCATGTTCGTCATCGGCTTCCTCGCGATGGCCGTGCCGGTGTGGGGTGTCATCCAGCTCGCCTACCGCCTGCGCCCGGTCTACGCGCGGCTGAGCTCGCAGCTGGACCGGTACCAGGAGGTCGTCGAGCCGCTGCGCCGCCTCGCGATGTGGGGCATCCCGATCTTCTTCGGCTTCTTCGCCGGGTTCGCCGCATCCGCCCAGTGGGAGACCACATGGCTGTGGTTCAACGGCGTGCAGACCTCGCAGACCGACCCGCAGTTCGGCATGGACACCGGCTTCTACCTGTTCGCGATGCCGTTCTACGCGTCGGTGCTCGGATTCACCTCCGCCGTCCTGCTCGTGAGCCTGCTGCTGACGGCCGTCGTTTCTTACCTGTACGGCTCGGTGCGCGTCGGCCAGCGGGAGCTGCGCATCTCGAATTCCGCGCGCATCCAGCTCGCGGTGCTCGCCGGGCTCTACGTGCTCGTGCAGGGCGCGAGCCTGTTCCTCGACCGCTATCGCACGCTCGTCGAGGACGGCGAGCGGATCACCGGTCCTGGCTACACGGGCGTCAACGCCGTCATCCCCGGGCAGACGATCCTCTCGATCATCGCCGTGCTCGTCGCGATCCTCTTCTTCGTCACCGCCGTCATCGGCCGCTGGCGCTATCCCCTCATCGCGACCGCGCTCCTCGTGGTCTCCTCGCTCGTCGTGGGCGTCGGCTACCCGTGGGTTGTCAACACGTTCCAGGTGCGCCCGAACACGCTGCAGCTGGAGAGCGAGTACTACCAGCGCAACATCGACGGCACCAAGACGGCGTACGGCATCGACGGCCTCGAGAAGGAGAACTTCTCGGCCACGACCGACGCCGAGCCCGGCCAGCTGCGCGCCGACGCCGGCACGACCGCGCAGATCCGCATCATGGACCCGGCGATCATCGGCCCGACCGTGCGCCAGCTGGAGCAGTACCGCGCGTACTACCAGTTCCCCGACAACATGGACGTCGACCGGTACGAGATCAACGGACAGTCGCAGGACACGATCGTCGGCGTCCGCGAGCTCAACATGGGGCAGCTCTCGGATGCGGCGACGTGGCAGAACACGACGCTCGTCTACACGCATGGCTACGGCCTCGTGGCCGCGGCCGGAAACGAGCGCACGAGCGACGGCGACCCCGTCTTCCTCGAGCAGGGCATCCCCGCCACCGGCTTCCTGTCGGACCAGGACTTCGAGCCGCGCGTCTACTTCGGCGAGAGCTCGCCGGACTACTCGATCGTGGGCGCCCCCGAGGATCGCGAGCCGATCGAGCTGGACTATCCGATCGGCAGCGACGGCGGCAGCGACACCCGGACGACCTTCACCGGCAACGGCGGTCCGAGCGTCGGGAACGTCTTCAACCGCCTCATCTACGCGCTGAAGTTCCAGTCCGAGCAGATCCTCTTCTCCGACTCGGTCAACGAGAAGTCGCAGATCCTCTACGACCGGAACCCCAAGACGCGCGTCGAGAAGGTCGCGCCCTACCTGACGCTCGACAGCGACCCGTATCCGACCGTGGTCGACGGGCGCATCAAGTGGGTCATCGACGGCTACACCACGAGCGCGAACTACCCGTACTCGAGCCGCGTGAGCCTGCAGCAGGCCATCGCCGACTCGAACAACCAGGCTCCGCGCTACGCGCTGGACGAGATCAACTACATCCGCAACTCGGTCAAGGCGACCGTCGATGCGTACGACGGCAGCGTGACGCTGTACGCGTGGGACGACACCGACCCGATCCTGCAGGCGTGGCAGAAGATCTACCCGTCGAGCCTCAAGCCCTACTCCGAGATGTCGGCCGGGCTCATGAGCCACGTGCGCTACCCGACCGACCTCTTCAAGGTGCAGCGGTCGATGCTCGGCATCTATCACGTCGACGACGCGCGCTCGTTCATCCAGCGCGACAACGCGTGGGCGACGCCCGACGATCCGCAGGATCCCGAACGGCTGCAGCCGCCGTACTACCTGACGATGCAGATGCCGGGTCAGGACAGTCCGACGTACTCGATGTTCACGACGTTCATCCCGTCGTCCCAGGGCAACAGCCGCAACGTGCTGACGGGTTATCTGGCCGTCGATTCGAACGCGGGCGACCAGGCGGGGGTGAAGAGTCCCGACTACGGCAAGCTGCGGATGCTCGTGATCGACTCCGCGGACACGGTTCCCGGCCCCGGCCAGGTGCAGAACACGTTCAACTCCGACACCAACGTGTCGAGTCAGATCAACATCCTGCAGCAGGGGCAGTCGCAGGTGCTGAACGGCAACCTGCTGACGCTTCCGGTCGGCGGTGGGCTCCTCTACGTGCAGCCGGTCTTCGTCCAGGCCTCGCAGGGCACCCAGCTGCCGCAGCTGCGCCGCGTGCTCGTGGCCTTCGGTGACAAGATCGCGTTCGAGGACACCCTCAACGAGGCTCTCGACGTGCTGTTCGGCGGCGATTCGGGCGCCACCACCGGTGACACCGGCGTCGTGCCCACCGATCAGGAGACGCCGCCCGACACCGGCGGCACCGACACCGGGGGCTCGACGCCGACGCCCTCCCCCTCGCCTTCGCCCTCCGAGGGATCGAGCGACTACCAGGCCGCCCTGGAGCAGGCGCGGCAGGCGCTGCAGGATCGTCAGTCGGCGCTGCAGAGCGGCGACTTCGCAGCCTTCGGTGAGGCCGACAAGCGCCTCACGGACGCCGTGCAGCGGCTGCTCGAGCTGGAGGGTCAGCAGGGCTGA
- a CDS encoding prenyltransferase: MNDSALSARSVAKELFVSSRPVSWINTAYPFAAAYLLSTRHIDAAFVIGVLFFLVPYNLAMYGINDVFDYESDLRNPRKGGTHGAVLDRRMHRITLWAAGISCAPFVVALVILGTPWSWLVLAASLFFVVFYSAPPLRLKERPFADSVTSSIHFFSPAVYGFVLAGATWTWQLLVIVVAFALWGVASHAFGAVQDVVADRAAGISSIATARGARWTVRFALACYALAGVAMLATAWPGQLAALLVVPYLVVVWPYRSVTDETAERATAGWDRFLWVNQIAGFGATLLLIWWWLLTA, from the coding sequence ATGAACGACAGCGCGCTGTCCGCCCGCTCGGTCGCGAAGGAGCTCTTCGTCTCGTCGCGTCCCGTGAGCTGGATCAACACGGCCTACCCGTTCGCCGCCGCGTACCTGCTCTCCACGCGGCACATCGACGCCGCCTTCGTGATCGGCGTGCTCTTCTTCCTCGTCCCGTACAACCTCGCGATGTACGGCATCAACGACGTCTTCGACTACGAGTCGGACCTCCGCAACCCGCGCAAGGGCGGCACGCACGGCGCGGTCCTCGATCGGCGGATGCACCGCATCACGCTGTGGGCGGCGGGGATCTCGTGCGCGCCCTTCGTCGTGGCGCTCGTGATCCTGGGCACGCCGTGGTCGTGGCTGGTGCTCGCGGCGAGCCTTTTCTTCGTGGTGTTCTACTCCGCGCCCCCGCTGCGGCTGAAGGAGCGCCCGTTCGCCGACTCCGTCACCAGCAGCATTCACTTCTTCTCCCCCGCCGTGTATGGGTTCGTGCTCGCCGGAGCGACGTGGACGTGGCAGCTGCTCGTGATCGTCGTCGCGTTCGCCCTGTGGGGCGTCGCCTCGCACGCGTTCGGCGCGGTGCAGGACGTCGTCGCCGACCGCGCCGCCGGCATCTCCTCGATTGCGACGGCGCGGGGCGCGCGCTGGACCGTGCGCTTCGCGCTCGCGTGCTACGCGCTCGCGGGCGTCGCGATGCTCGCAACGGCGTGGCCGGGACAGCTCGCGGCGCTGCTGGTCGTGCCCTACCTCGTCGTGGTGTGGCCGTACCGGTCGGTGACCGACGAGACGGCCGAGCGCGCGACAGCCGGCTGGGATCGCTTCCTGTGGGTGAATCAGATCGCCGGGTTCGGCGCGACGCTGCTGCTCATCTGGTGGTGGTTGCTCACCGCGTGA
- a CDS encoding lycopene cyclase domain-containing protein, with translation MTYPLLILPFLAVTAVVVALSARRPAFGRRMLASTIAAVALLALTAVFDNVMIGLDLFTYPPQHLSGLRIGLAPLEDFSYPLCAAYGVPAVFCLLRGEESPA, from the coding sequence GTGACCTACCCGCTCCTGATCCTGCCCTTCCTCGCGGTCACCGCCGTGGTCGTGGCGCTCTCGGCTCGCCGCCCCGCCTTCGGGCGGCGCATGCTCGCTTCGACGATCGCCGCGGTGGCGCTGCTGGCCCTGACGGCGGTCTTCGACAACGTCATGATCGGACTCGACCTGTTCACCTACCCGCCGCAGCATCTGTCCGGCCTGCGCATCGGGCTCGCGCCGCTCGAGGACTTCTCCTACCCGCTGTGCGCGGCCTACGGCGTGCCGGCCGTGTTCTGCTTGCTCCGAGGCGAGGAGTCGCCGGCATGA
- a CDS encoding lycopene cyclase domain-containing protein gives MPGLYLAALVLSFAGVAAIDFRWRLAVRRAPGATIAAVAIGTAFFLLWDAAGIITGVFVKGGSTLLVGVDLAPHLPLEEPVFLAFLSYLALVVWSAAVRTRARRAERAS, from the coding sequence GTGCCGGGACTGTACCTCGCCGCCCTCGTGCTGTCGTTCGCGGGCGTGGCGGCGATCGACTTCCGGTGGCGTCTGGCCGTGAGGCGCGCGCCGGGAGCGACGATCGCCGCCGTGGCGATCGGCACCGCGTTCTTCCTGCTCTGGGATGCCGCGGGCATCATCACGGGCGTCTTCGTGAAGGGCGGCAGCACGCTCCTGGTGGGCGTCGACCTCGCGCCGCACCTGCCCCTCGAGGAGCCGGTCTTCCTCGCCTTCCTGAGCTACCTGGCTCTCGTCGTGTGGTCGGCTGCGGTGCGCACGCGCGCGCGCCGCGCGGAGCGCGCGTCGTGA
- the crtI gene encoding phytoene desaturase family protein, whose protein sequence is MSRAVVVGGGIAGLATAALLAQDGHDVSLFEALDDVGGRAGSWESDGFRFDTGPSWYLMPEVFDHYFRLLGTSAAEQLDLVPLTPAYRVYSADGSALEVESGRARAVALFDSVEPGAGARLDAYLDSAADAYDLAVSKFLYDPYSSTSGLRDPALLRQVPRLLPLLTRTLAGFVEPRFADVRLRQILEYPAVFLGGSPYGVPSLYHLMSHLDLNEGVLYPRGGFTAVIRAIEALARDRGVEIRTSCPVERIEVEDGRARGVRLRGGEKVAADLVVSTADLHHTETQLLSSPNDRTYPEEWWATRTPSPGALLILLGVEGELPELAHHTLLFSPEWRENFEAIFGDRPRVPSPASLYVCKPSATDDSVAPAGHENLFVLVPIPADPGLGRGGVNGDGDPAIEKAADAVIAQIAQWCGIPDLADRIVVRRTISPGDFAVDLHSWRGNSLGLAHTLRQSAIFRPRNASRKVSELYYAGTSALPGIGLPMCLISAELVLKRLRGDTSAGPVAEPSRATV, encoded by the coding sequence ATGAGCCGCGCGGTCGTCGTCGGCGGCGGCATCGCCGGCCTCGCCACCGCCGCACTGCTGGCGCAGGACGGGCACGACGTCTCCCTCTTCGAAGCCCTCGACGACGTCGGGGGCCGCGCCGGCTCGTGGGAGAGCGACGGGTTCCGCTTCGACACCGGGCCGAGCTGGTACCTCATGCCCGAGGTGTTCGACCACTACTTCCGCCTCCTCGGCACCTCGGCGGCCGAGCAGCTCGACCTCGTGCCGCTCACCCCGGCATACCGCGTGTACTCCGCCGACGGGTCGGCGCTGGAAGTCGAATCCGGCCGCGCTCGCGCCGTCGCGCTGTTCGACAGCGTCGAGCCGGGCGCCGGCGCACGCCTCGACGCCTACCTCGACTCCGCGGCGGATGCGTACGACCTCGCGGTGTCGAAGTTCCTGTACGACCCGTATTCGTCCACCTCGGGCCTGCGCGACCCCGCGCTCCTCCGCCAGGTCCCGCGACTCCTTCCCCTCCTCACGCGCACGCTTGCCGGCTTCGTCGAGCCGCGGTTCGCGGACGTGCGCCTGCGGCAGATCCTCGAGTACCCCGCCGTCTTCCTCGGCGGCTCGCCGTACGGCGTGCCGAGCCTGTACCACCTCATGAGCCACCTCGATCTCAACGAGGGGGTGCTCTACCCGCGCGGCGGGTTCACGGCCGTCATCCGCGCGATCGAGGCTCTCGCGCGCGACCGCGGGGTCGAGATCCGCACGTCCTGCCCCGTCGAGCGGATCGAGGTCGAGGACGGCCGCGCCAGGGGCGTGCGCCTGCGCGGCGGCGAGAAGGTCGCCGCCGACCTCGTCGTCTCGACCGCCGACCTGCACCACACCGAGACGCAGCTGCTCTCTTCGCCGAACGACCGCACCTATCCCGAAGAGTGGTGGGCGACGCGCACCCCGAGCCCGGGCGCGCTCCTCATCCTCCTCGGCGTGGAAGGCGAGCTGCCCGAGCTCGCCCATCACACGCTCCTGTTCTCCCCCGAGTGGCGGGAGAACTTCGAGGCGATCTTCGGCGATCGGCCGCGTGTGCCCTCGCCGGCGTCGCTGTACGTGTGCAAGCCCAGCGCGACCGATGACTCGGTCGCGCCTGCCGGCCACGAGAACCTCTTCGTGCTCGTCCCGATCCCCGCCGATCCGGGTCTCGGTCGCGGCGGCGTGAACGGCGACGGCGACCCGGCGATCGAGAAGGCCGCAGACGCCGTCATCGCGCAGATCGCGCAATGGTGCGGCATCCCCGACCTGGCCGACCGCATCGTCGTGCGCCGCACGATCTCGCCCGGCGACTTCGCCGTCGATCTGCACTCGTGGCGGGGGAACTCGCTCGGCCTCGCGCACACGCTGCGGCAGAGCGCGATCTTCCGTCCGCGCAATGCGTCGCGGAAGGTGTCCGAGCTGTACTACGCGGGCACCTCCGCCCTGCCGGGCATCGGACTCCCCATGTGTCTCATCTCGGCCGAGCTCGTGCTCAAGCGCCTCCGCGGCGACACGTCGGCCGGGCCGGTCGCGGAGCCCTCCCGCGCTACGGTGTGA